In one Ornithorhynchus anatinus isolate Pmale09 chromosome 19, mOrnAna1.pri.v4, whole genome shotgun sequence genomic region, the following are encoded:
- the SLC35A1 gene encoding CMP-sialic acid transporter yields MAPPKENASLLFKLYCLTVMTLVAATYTVALRYTRTIGQELYFSTTAVCVTEVIKLFLSVGILARETGSMGRLMTSLKENVLRSPKEMIKLSVPSLVYAVQNNMAFLALSNLDAAVYQVTYQLKIPCTALCTVLMLNRSLSKLQWFSVFMLCGGVTLVQWKPAQATKVLVEQNPLLGFGAIGIAVLCSGFAGVYFEKVLKSSDTSLWVRNIQMYLSGIMVTLVVVYMSDGPEVTKKGFFYGYTYYVWFVIFLASVGGLYTSVVVKYTDNIMKGFSAAAAILLSTIASVMLFGLQITFTFSLGALLVCVSIYLYGLPRQDTTTIQPAATKTSKERLVNV; encoded by the exons ATGGCTCCCCCGAAAG AGAATGCCAGTTTGCTCTTCAAGTTGTACTGCTTGACAGTGATGACCCTGGTGGCTGCAACTTACACTGTAGCCTTGCGGTACACAAGGACAATAGGCCAAGAACTCTACTTTTCCACCACAGCGGTCTGTGTCACCGAAGTTATCAAGTTATTTCTCAGCGTGGGCATTTTAGCTAG GGAAACTGGTAGCATGGGTAGATTGATGACATCCTTGAAAGAAAACGTCTTAAGAAGCCCGAAGGAAATGATAAAGTTAAGTGTTCCGTCTCTTGTGTACGCCGTTCAGAACAACATGGCTTTCCTAGCCCTTAGCAATTTGGATGCAGCTGTGTATCAG GTGACCTACCAGTTGAAGATCCCTTGTACAGCTCTATGCACTGTTCTGATGCTAAACCGATCCCTCAGCAAACTACAGTGGTTTTCAGTGTTCATGCTATGTGGTGGAGTCACACTTGTTCAGTGGAAACCTGCTCAAGCTACCAAAGTTTTG GTGGAACAGAATCCATTGTTAGGGTTTGGTGCCATAGGTATTGCTGTACTTTGTTCAGGATTTGCAG GGGTGTATTTTGAGAAGGTTTTGAAGAGTTCAGACACTTCCCTGTGGGTGAGAAACATCCAGATGTATTTATCTGGAATCATGGTGACGTTAGTTGTTGTCTATATGTCCGACGGACCTGAAGTTACGAAGAAGGGATTCTTCTATGGCTACACTTACTACGTTTGGTTTGTCATCT TTCTTGCCAGTGTTGGAGGGCTGTATACATCCGTGGTTGTAAAATACACAGACAACATCATGAAAGGGTTTTCTGCTGCAGCAGCCATCCTCCTTTCCACCATTGCCTCAGTCATGCTGTTTGGATTACAGATAA CATTCACTTTTTCTCTGGGCGCCCTTCTCGTGTGcgtttctatttatctttatggaTTACCTAGACAAGATACAACAACAATCCAACCTGCAGCCACCAAGACATCAAAAGAGAGACTCGTTAATGTGTGA